In Hyla sarda isolate aHylSar1 chromosome 9, aHylSar1.hap1, whole genome shotgun sequence, the following proteins share a genomic window:
- the OLFM1 gene encoding LOW QUALITY PROTEIN: noelin (The sequence of the model RefSeq protein was modified relative to this genomic sequence to represent the inferred CDS: deleted 1 base in 1 codon) codes for MLMIGDQCADSSPAIKAKMEELRPLIPVLEEYKADAKLVLQFKEEVQNLTSVLNELQEEIGAYDYEELQSRVSNLEERLRACMQKLACGKLTGISEPVTIKASGSRFGSWMTDPLAPEGDNRVWYMDGYHNNRFVREYKSMEDFMNSDNFTSHRLPHPWSGTGQVVYNGSIYFNKFQSHIIIRFDLKSETILKTRSLDSAGYTNVYHYAWGGQSDIDIMVDENGLWVVYATNQNAGNIVISKLDPNTLQILKTWNTGYPKRSAGEAFMICGTLYVTNGYSGGTKVHYAYQTNTSNYEYIDIPFQNRYSHISMLDYNPKDRALYAWNNGHQVLYNVTLFHVIRSDEL; via the exons ATGTTGATGATTGGAGACCAGTGCGCAGACTCTTCACCC GCAATAAAAGCGAAAATGGAGGAACTTAGGCCTCTGATACCAGTGTTGGAAGAGTAC AAAGCCGATGCCAAATTGGTATTGCAGTTTAAGGAGGAGGTCCAGAATCTGACGTCAGTTCTAAACGAACTTCAGGAGGAGATTGGCGCCTATGACTACGAGGAGCTTCAGAGCAGAGTCTCAAATCTTGAAGAGAGGCTTCGTGCATGCATGCAAAAATTAG CTTGCGGGAAGCTGACGGGCATCAGTGAGCCGGTCACCATCAAGGCATCTGGATCCCGGTTCGGCTCGTGGATGACGGATCCTCTGGCCCCAGAAGGAGATAACAGG GTCTGGTACATGGACGGCTACCACAATAACCGATTTGTGCGGgagtacaagtctatggaggacttCATGAACAGCGACAACTTTACCTCTCACCGCCTCCCCCACCCTTGGTCTGGGACTGGCCAGGTTGTATATAATGGATCCATATATttcaataaattccaaagtcacaTCATCATCAGATTTGACTTGAAGTCAGAGACAATCCTGAAGACGCGCAGCTTGGACTCTGCTGGATACACCAACGTCTACCACTACGCCTGGGGGGGTCAGTCCGACATAGACATTATGGTGGACGAGAATGGATTGTGGGTGGTTTATGCCACCAACCAGAACGCTGGGAACATTGTGATCAGCAAACTGGACCCCAACACCCTCCAGATACTGAAGACCTGGAATACAGGTTACCCCAAAAGAAGCGCCGGGGAGGCCTTCATGATCTGCGGGACACTCTACGTCACCAATGGATACTCCGGAGGAACCAAAGTGCACTATGCCTACCAGACCAACACATCCAACTACGAGTACATCGACATCCCCTTCCAGAACAGGTACTCCCACATCTCCATGCTGGACTACAACCCCAAGGATCGCGCCCTGTATGCCTGGAACAACGGGCACCAGGTCCTCTACAACGTCACCCTGTTCCATGTCATCAGGTCTGACGAGTTGTAG